Proteins from one Neodiprion fabricii isolate iyNeoFabr1 chromosome 5, iyNeoFabr1.1, whole genome shotgun sequence genomic window:
- the LOC124183812 gene encoding general transcription factor IIH subunit 4 isoform X1, producing the protein MSNTISGKNLLRPTGLQCKDLHEYLKTRPPETLNKLYHNPPICLAVFRELPEIARHYVMRLLFVEQPVPQAVIASWCSKLHTDEHQKVVKILNELNIWKEASIPGGLPGWILNSTLKKNLKIVLLGGGKPWTMSNQLETDNKPRDVAFLDTYALERWECVLHYMVGSQQQEGISADAVRILLHAGLMKRDEEDGSPVITQAGFQFLLLDTASQVWYFILQYLDTIEARGLDLVVCLTFLFQLNFSTLGKDYSTEGMSEGLLTFLQHLREFGLVYQRKRKAGRFYPTRLALNIATGQNKPLSSDLEKEGYIVVETNYRVYAYTNSNLQVALLGLFCEMLYRFPNLVVSILTRDSVRQALKSGITAEQIVGYLHQHAHPKMIALGPPTLPPTIVDQIKLWENERNRFIFSEGVLYSQFLSQTDFEVLRDHALTTQVLIWQSERKRTMVVTKAGHDDVKKFWKRYSKGSS; encoded by the exons ATGTCAAACACGATAAGTGGTAAGAATTTATTGCGTCCAACTGGGCTGCAGTGCAAAGATCTTCATGAATATCTAAAGACTCGGCCGCCAGAAACGTTGAATAAACTGTATCACAACCCTCCGATTTGTCTGGCCGTTTTTCGGGAATTGCCTGAAATAGCCAGGCATTATGTTATGCGGTTGCTGTTCGTTGAACAGCCCGTACCTCAGGCAGTCATAGCTTCATGGTGTTCAAAGTTACATACCGATGAGCATCAGAAAGTCGTCAAAATTCTCAATGAGCTGAATATCTGGAAGGAAGCATCAATCCCCGGTGGTCTACCTGGGTGGATTTTGAATTCAACGTTgaagaagaatttgaaaatagttttacTTGGTGGCGGTAAACCTTGGACGATGTCAAATCAGTTAGAAACCGATAATAAACCACGAGACGTCGCCTTCCTAGATACGTATGCCTTGGAAAGGTGGGAGTGTGTTCTCCATTACATGGTCGGATCTCAGCAGCAAGAAG GAATATCGGCTGATGCGGTAAGAATACTGCTACATGCTGGACTGATGAAACGTGACGAGGAAGACGGCAGCCCAGTCATTACACAAGCAGGATTTCAGTTTCTACTGCTAGATACAGCGTCCCAG GTCTGGTACTTCATTCTTCAATACTTGGACACTATAGAAGCCAGGGGTCTGGATCTGGTCGTTTGTCTAACCTTCttgtttcaattgaatttctcGACATTGGGAAAAGATTACAGTACTGAAGGTATGTCAGAGGGACTATTGACATTTTTGCAGCACCTCAGAGAATTTGGTCTAGTCTATCAAAGAAAACGTAAGGCTGGAAg attttACCCTACCAGGCTAGCACTAAACATTGCCACAGGTCAAAATAAGCCTCTGTCAAGTGACTTAGAGAAGGAAGGATACATAGTCGTGGAAACCAATTACAGAGTTTACGCTTATACCAATTCTAATTTGCAAGTCGCTCTGCTTGGTCTCTTTTGTGAAATGCTTTACAG GTTCCCAAACTTGGTTGTATCCATTTTAACAAGAGATTCAGTGAGGCAAGCTCTGAAGAGCGGCATTACAGCTGAACAAATCGTTGG ATACCTACATCAGCATGCCCATCCTAAGATGATTGCCTTAGGACCACCAACTTTGCCCCCTACCATAGTGGATCAAATCAAGTTGTgggaaaacgaaagaaatagATTTATATTTAGCGAGGGCGTTCTGTATAGTCAGTTTCTTTCACAGACTGACTTTGAAGTTCTCAGAGATCACGCGCTCACCACCCAAGTTCTAATCTGGCAAAGCGAAAG AAAGCGGACTATGGTTGTCACAAAAGCGGGTCATGATGACGTCAAGAAGTTTTGGAAGCGTTATTCGAAAGGAAGCagttga
- the LOC124183812 gene encoding general transcription factor IIH subunit 4 isoform X2 produces MSNTISGKNLLRPTGLQCKDLHEYLKTRPPETLNKLYHNPPICLAVFRELPEIARHYVMRLLFVEQPVPQAVIASWCSKLHTDEHQKVVKILNELNIWKEASIPGGLPGWILNSTLKKNLKIVLLGGGKPWTMSNQLETDNKPRDVAFLDTYALERWECVLHYMVGSQQQEGISADAVRILLHAGLMKRDEEDGSPVITQAGFQFLLLDTASQVWYFILQYLDTIEARGLDLVVCLTFLFQLNFSTLGKDYSTEGMSEGLLTFLQHLREFGLVYQRKRKAGRFYPTRLALNIATGQNKPLSSDLEKEGYIVVETNYRVYAYTNSNLQVALLGLFCEMLYRFPNLVVSILTRDSVRQALKSGITAEQIVGYIPTSACPS; encoded by the exons ATGTCAAACACGATAAGTGGTAAGAATTTATTGCGTCCAACTGGGCTGCAGTGCAAAGATCTTCATGAATATCTAAAGACTCGGCCGCCAGAAACGTTGAATAAACTGTATCACAACCCTCCGATTTGTCTGGCCGTTTTTCGGGAATTGCCTGAAATAGCCAGGCATTATGTTATGCGGTTGCTGTTCGTTGAACAGCCCGTACCTCAGGCAGTCATAGCTTCATGGTGTTCAAAGTTACATACCGATGAGCATCAGAAAGTCGTCAAAATTCTCAATGAGCTGAATATCTGGAAGGAAGCATCAATCCCCGGTGGTCTACCTGGGTGGATTTTGAATTCAACGTTgaagaagaatttgaaaatagttttacTTGGTGGCGGTAAACCTTGGACGATGTCAAATCAGTTAGAAACCGATAATAAACCACGAGACGTCGCCTTCCTAGATACGTATGCCTTGGAAAGGTGGGAGTGTGTTCTCCATTACATGGTCGGATCTCAGCAGCAAGAAG GAATATCGGCTGATGCGGTAAGAATACTGCTACATGCTGGACTGATGAAACGTGACGAGGAAGACGGCAGCCCAGTCATTACACAAGCAGGATTTCAGTTTCTACTGCTAGATACAGCGTCCCAG GTCTGGTACTTCATTCTTCAATACTTGGACACTATAGAAGCCAGGGGTCTGGATCTGGTCGTTTGTCTAACCTTCttgtttcaattgaatttctcGACATTGGGAAAAGATTACAGTACTGAAGGTATGTCAGAGGGACTATTGACATTTTTGCAGCACCTCAGAGAATTTGGTCTAGTCTATCAAAGAAAACGTAAGGCTGGAAg attttACCCTACCAGGCTAGCACTAAACATTGCCACAGGTCAAAATAAGCCTCTGTCAAGTGACTTAGAGAAGGAAGGATACATAGTCGTGGAAACCAATTACAGAGTTTACGCTTATACCAATTCTAATTTGCAAGTCGCTCTGCTTGGTCTCTTTTGTGAAATGCTTTACAG GTTCCCAAACTTGGTTGTATCCATTTTAACAAGAGATTCAGTGAGGCAAGCTCTGAAGAGCGGCATTACAGCTGAACAAATCGTTGGGTAT ATACCTACATCAGCATGCCCATCCTAA